The genomic region AGATTTTTGCAGATGTGCTACTTATAGCTACCTGTGCTGTTCTTAATGGCTGTCAGAGATGACTTTCTCACTGTTCTCAAACCATCAGCTGTTTATTTGTACCTTGTTTCTTCTAAGAAAGTTGCCATACGTCAGAGTGTATGGGTACAAGCAGTGTTTAAGACTGGTATGCATAAAGGGCACAATTTGTTAACCACAGCGTCATTTGTAGTAACAACTATGTGAAATGCGTTAATGATGTCCTGATTTGTAGCAACACTGATTAATGTTCTCACCGTTACTTCACATCAGGATGTTGTTAATGAATTTTACATGGTTGTTGCTACAAATCAGGACTTTGTTAAAGAAGTTTGCCCATTCTGCATTCCATACCTACTCACCTCATAACATAAAGGTGCcctttttattgggggggggtgtgggaagttttcatattttcttaggGGGGGggacaattttctgaatttcgTCTGTGTTGGCTATAATATATGTAACTGTAAgaacattaatttatttatttccttttacaTTTCTTATTGCAATTCTTTCTTTGCAGAAAGAAAAAGTCCAAAACCAGGGACGTCTCAGAGAGCGATGATTCTGAGGATGACTCTGGCCACTCGGATGGTGATAGgaggaagagagagaagaagaagagagaaAGGAGGAGGAAGGACTCTAGTGAAACAGACAGTAGTGATTCAGAGAGCTCAGATTATGACAGAAGACGGAAGAAGAGACATAAAGGGAGTAGGAGCAGGACTAGGACAGATAGACAAAGAGAGACACAGAAAGACAGGAGGAGACGCAGGAGGTCAAGCAGCTATTCTGACTGATGCCTGTAAGAGACCTGAGACAAATAGAGACACAGGAAGACAGGTAGAGACCCAGGAGGTCTAGCAGCTATTCTGACTGATGCCTGTAAGAGACCTGAGACAAATAGAGCCACAGAAAGCAAGAGTCACTGGAGGTAAAGCAGCTCTTCTGACTGATGCCTGTCAAAGACCTAAGATGAAGTGTGAAGCAGAAAGTGACACTCTATTTGGACAGAATCTTTGGTGGACTTCACCAGAGTGGAGACTAGGAGAGACTAAATATTTAAAGGCAATAAGGAACAGGGTAGTTCTCTCATTGAATTTTGATTGATGGCCTTTTAGCAGATGATGATATCAAGGAGAGAGACCTCAGACGTAAGAAGATGGACACTGGCTGCTGCTCTGTCTAAACCTGGAACAAGGGACTGGCTGCCCTGACTGAATGTTGATTAACAGTCACTTTACAAAGACTGAGACCAGGAGAGACCACAGATATGGAAAGACATGAACTGACTTGTTTGACTGACTCTCAATTTAAATAGTCtcacaaacaaaaacacacatcAGCTGGACAGTAAAAAGGCTTCGAGACTGAGAGAGGTACAGGGGGGGTTGGTGGTGGTGGAAAGGGGCATTTAATGATTAAGAATGAGACAGAGATAAATGTTGGCTTTCTTAGTGAGTTATTTGGATCTTGATTCTGATTAGGGATCATAGTTAAGGCCATTTTAGGTGGGTTTCTTTCGGTGTCCTTCATGGCAAGGATGAAGGTGAAAGATGTGCTTTCATGAAAAGTGCTATCCATACATTAAAACTTTTAGTGTATGGAAAATTAAAAGGAACActaagttttgttttatgaagTTGTTATGCCAGGGACCATTTTATTAGATGAACACTTCTTTCCTCCAATGAAGTTTAAACTTGTTTCTCATAAGTCTActgtatatttttctttttatgtatGCAACAGATTCTGTTAGATTTCACACAACTGATTTCTTGTCTTTATTTTCTTGCATTTCTATAGTATCTTAGTCATTACATGAATAATCTCAAACTTGGGAACCATGTCACAGACCTGACAACCCTGCTAccaccccatccctccccaCAAAAGATTTTACAAATCGTTATAAAGTCGAATGAAACTTGTTTATGTAAAAATTATCCACAACTCAGTGCAACTAACCTGCTTTACTTTGTTCTACCGGCTTGAAGATTATTTTGCTTGAGATTTGGAGATCTCATCGTGAGTCAATACATATACATGTGAGTCTGTCAGTTAGGTAAGCAGTGAAAGTTAGCAGATAGCCGTGTTTTCTGTATGGTTTTGTCATTGCCAGTATCCAAGATGGCTGCTTTGAAACCAAACAGTAGTAAAACATTTTTCCCAGAGGAAATTATTACAGCAAAGGAAAGTAACCACACCAAGCTGTGAACCTCCCTCTTCCCttctcctcccttccccctctccaCTACTGTCCCCTCCTTATCATGTCTGTCCCTTCCCacaccccaccctctcccctccctccagtAAGAAGGATAACCTATTACCGCTTCTATCCCTGTATTAATAAACACTTCATCTTAAACAATTACTCCAATGCGTTCTCCTCTCCgtgcaatacaatacaagatCTACTATCTCTTCTTAGTTTCGaaagataaacatttacttCTGCTAGAACTTAGTTTTTTCACAGCAACATTTGAGAAGGTCAAGTTCGGTATACCAGACATTGGTAAGTCTACGTGCACACAGGCAGATATACCCATAGATGGTATCTCATGGATACTTTGCACAGCTGGTGTAGTCTTACATGATCTCATTACGGTTTAGTACTGACCCTGAATTGGCTGTCCGTTGTAGTTTGTCTTTCTAAAGTGTTACGTTATATTGTGTTGTCTCGGTACTAATGCTAGTGAATATGCATTCAGTTATCGCCGTGTTCAATTCTGAACTCTTAAGTTTGAGAAGAAAGGTTTCTATACTATTCCTTTAGTGCAACACGGGATATATATTTTGCTGACATGCATAATAAGCTATGCCCGGATTCTTATATatgttaaaatttgtaaatatagcatcattttgcatctaatCACCTAGCCatttaccaaaatttctcaaaggaaggggaggggtgaaacTCACATACGTAAGCTTGCTTAGAATACCGCAAAGAATGTCGATACCCGGTAACGTGTTTGTCACCGGGCTCCCTTTGCATTATAAcgttcatttatatatatatatatatatatatatatatatatatatatatatatatatatatatatatatatatttaatatttataatgtatatttttcaatatgtAACTTCAATTGAAAGCAGAATTAGTTTTCTGATTACTCATTGTCAAAAGATAACATATCAGACATgtataaacaataaacatattgTCATATTCACATCGCGCTTTGCTATAACTACGGTATAGTTGGTGTTACTTATCGAATCGATTATCTTAGTGCGAAAGCAGCCCAACACCAATGCCCACTAAGCTAAAGGGCCGTTATATAATTTCTATCAATAATGAGCCAAAGTAGGGCCAACATAGTTGCCCAGTTACGTGAAGGACATTCCAGAACATTGAATAGTGTAAATTTGAAAGTATTAGTCTAAACCAGAAGACGCATAACTTCGATTCTTTTGTTCCTCCGTGTTACAATTTATTAGAGATGGTAGAAATTGGCTACCATAGTActacatttatcaatatctaagCTGATAGACAGCCCCCATTAGTATGTGTCATTCACTATTCTTTCACTCGTACACAATGGAAGTTCTTCGTTCATTACTCGTGATTACCCTTCTTGGCTATACCTCTGCCTGGTATATGCAGGATAGGGGTTCCTTTCCTTTGAATAATGCCGCATTCATATCAGTCCTTCACGGCAAATCTGCTAGTGGTGGCTACGATCTGGTGGTGAGCACCTTCAACGCAGTTCCCGGTACCACAGATGACGTCACTGTGGTTAGAGATGTAGGCTCGCAACTAGCTGGTGGAGCTAGCACTTTCCAGTTGCAGACGTTGGCCTCCGGGCTTCTCTGGCCAAACGAAATTGAAGAAGTACCAGGTCCGTTTAATTAAAGACCTAATTTGCTTTATTTATCgtatattaaagaaaatattaagcCTAACATGCATGCTCGGGTAAGTTATAgagcttaggcctatatacactGTTTCATGAAGTAAAAGTAAGAATTGACAAGGAGTGACGTCATTGCCTCACATGGCTCCTGGGTGGCCGTTACATCATATAGGCTAGGATATATACTCCCGACGCTATCCATGTATAGTGTTCAGAGCTATCTATAAGGTCGAATTCTGCCTTCTGTTAGAGTTGCACTTTGGCCTTTACTATATTAGCTTCCTTCAGTGAAAACAATATTCAGATCACCACGAGGATATGAACGAAAAAGCAAAGCTGGGAAAaacatttcatatcaatttGTTGCACGATGTCATCTCAGATTGGAAGGAAAAACATGGAAGATTCTGAAACACGAGAACATTACATGTAAAGGTTATATTATAGGAGGAGGGGAGTTCAATGATTTGACCATACCCTCTTGCAACGAACGTTATGTATCgatgttttaaagttttgttttattttccaaCAGACGAGGTGTTTGGCACATCCGGATTATGGTGGGTTGCTTGTGGGTTTTTGGTTCCCACTAAGAATGATGGATACGTCGCCTTTATTGAGAACGGAAATGATAACTCCGGTAAGAACTTCACAGAACCGTTAAAAAAAGGGGAAAGGGGGTGTTATCAAATCTACCAAAGTGAATTATTTGTTTCCGTCAtgaaactatatatttataaagcCCAGCTTCTATCTGTGCCACAACGACACAGACTTGTACAGATAGGCtagaacacaaaaaaaaagaccatATCAATCTTATTGTAAAATTGCAGACTATTTGTGAAGAACATATGATCTAATTGGCGTTGTTGATGTGTACGTATCTtgctatttatttgtttgtttacgaTAACGACATATGGTGATGTTTGTACAGCCCATGCACAACGATTCTCGCAATTATAAGGTGTGAAACGCAAGGCTGAAGATTGTATGAAGGGGTCTGGCGGCTACAGCCCGGACGAGCAATAGGTCCATCAGGAACCTGCTGTCAGTTGAGGGGCTGTGGATCAAATTGTGACCACGTGGTTATATATGAAGAAGGCCTcagaaatatgggataaagaatactAGCGCATAGTGCGATCATTTTCATAATGTACTTAACGcagaaaataaaggaaaaacgATCCTGGCCCTATGGGGTCCGAACTGGCAGaatgtaacccccccccccccccccgcacagtATTGATCGGGTTAACTACTATGCACCTGATTGCGTATTTTCGTGCCAAAATATATCTTTTGTATAATGATGTTATTTTGCTTTTACGCAATCGCAATTCTTCTGGGTGCAAAAACACCAAAATTGAAATTGTTTGGAAAGCTTTGATTTCAGTGATAACGTTCTACTTAGACTCCTGCATTCCCTCCAGATCACATTTAATGTTCCATTACAGTTAGCCCATCAGAATGGTATGGAGTTACTGAAACCAGTGCGGAAAATGGCGTCCAAGACTATTTCTATCATCGATCGTATTTTGTTGATGTGGACAATGATGGACTAATGGATATGATTGCCGCGAGAGTCAATGTACCAACATGTAAGTCAGTTATTTTGGTTATCAAAGTTATTGCATGATCAGGTATCAAAGATGTGAATTTAccttctctttttttaaatattttttcccttcaaaattctGACACTGAAAATGGAAGCATGTCTCGTATAGCAATTAACATCAAACTTCCCGTCGGTTGAAAAGTATTCGATTTCACATGTATGTTGTTTACGTCATACATTCATTATGACTACTTTGCGCGTTAAGCGACGAGGACTTTCGGAACAAGAATTTCTACAATCGTATTTCAAATTACTACCTGCATTCACGCAGTGGAGACCGTTGTAGTTCTTTTTGTTCCTACCAAAATTAAAGTAACCTATATGGTAGCAAAACTGTGCTCTTATACGTCAGAAACGCATCACTCCACCAGGCCTGGCGAGAGGGGAAGGGAAgttggggagaggggaggggatgggagacGGGCTATAATTCCGAGTCCGGGGTCAATTAAGGTTCCCAGGAAATGTATGTGATAAAGTGATAAGAATAACGTATACCTCCTTTGTCATAATATACTGAAGTAGATATGAAAATCTCGTTCGTCGAGCTTGCTATCATCATggatattttaatattcttgtATATTTATGATTTGCCTTTAATATACCTTTAATGTGCATTTTGTGTTCAAACTTTCCTCATCTATCCCTAGTCGGTGATACTATCAGTAATTTGGTCTTCTTTAAACAACCACGTTCTAACGCACTGACAACGAAATGGACCGAACGGATCCTGTTTGAGGGCCCTGATTCGATGTTTCGTTACAAAGAAATCCCCCTGCAGAATGGGCAGAACCGATATGTCATCTTAAGTACCCAGTATTTCTCGGAGAAACTTGTTATTTCTTGGGCCGACGGTAAAGCTATATATAGGCATTTGTCTCATACTGTTGTTGTACGACAATACAGCAGACTGTATAGGGGtactgcagtttgcttttctttaattgtgaaaatataattataggGTTATTCAAAGAGTTGTAACAAATCTAAATATCTGGGAAAGTATAACTTCTTTTGTGTGGTGTCATTTTGTACTTGGGAAGTGGATGGGGGAGGATGACGTTTTATGCCGACGTGATcgaaataattataatagttAAATAGACATTTTAAATAGATTCATGAGGCCTTAAAGAGCATAATTAATCTCTTGTAGAGGAACATAGCAATTGACATACTGAAACAGTCTTTGGGTATTATAATCAACTCTAATGTATGATAGATGGTGATGGTAATGGTgacggtgatgatgatgatgatgatgatgatgatgatgatgatgatgatgatgatgatgatgatgatgatgatgatgatgatgatgatgatgatgatgatgatgatgatgatgatgatgatgatgatgatgatgatgatgatgatgatgatgatgatgatgatgatgatgatgatggtgatgatggtggtgatgatgatgatgatgatgatgatgatgatgatgatgatgatgatgacgatgacgatgacgatgatgattcATATGTTTTGAACTTGTCTCTTTCTATCTATCTCCTTCATCTTATCA from Apostichopus japonicus isolate 1M-3 chromosome 2, ASM3797524v1, whole genome shotgun sequence harbors:
- the LOC139982756 gene encoding uncharacterized protein, which produces MEVLRSLLVITLLGYTSAWYMQDRGSFPLNNAAFISVLHGKSASGGYDLVVSTFNAVPGTTDDVTVVRDVGSQLAGGASTFQLQTLASGLLWPNEIEEVPDEVFGTSGLWWVACGFLVPTKNDGYVAFIENGNDNSVSPSEWYGVTETSAENGVQDYFYHRSYFVDVDNDGLMDMIAARVNVPTFGDTISNLVFFKQPRSNALTTKWTERILFEGPDSMFRYKEIPLQNGQNRYVILSTQYFSEKLVISWADGSSFAQATGSGYLFNHRTIASVAGERYFDSEIVDLNGDGELDLLVTANSDVNGKLLAFEVPWDSLFTGQFTRYLISEGYAPHGVITGEGAGSPGMSFSVFPSTEQVKSKPDIIMTGDDDSTVYLFEANQQSNTADWTYTRNIIFQANRGTVGAPAARDVDGDGNVEIFIPAYSDGAVHVMTYIP